The following nucleotide sequence is from Nitrospira sp..
GGCAGCATACCGTAGACTTTTATACTCCACGATCAGCTTGGGGGTAATCTCGCCGAGCGTCCGCTCTCCGAAGTAGGCACGGAAGCGCTTGACGAAGGCCTGCCCGGTTTGTCGGCTGGCCAATTTCACGAGGTGCTCTCGCTCAAAGCGATCCATCAATTCCTTGAAGGTTCGGGATTGTTCTTCAGCCCGATCGAAATACTGCCCCTCGATCAATTGCACCTTCACCTTCGCCATGATGGCGTCAGCCAAGGCTCGATTCGATGACCCCGTCGACCGGCGAATGCGCTGCCCCTGAAACACAATATTCATCCACCAAATATTCCCTCGCTTAACGAGCCCCATCGTTACTCTCCTTTCCAAGAGGGCTCGCTGTTGGTCTGGTTTCCCCGTGGCGAGGAGTATAGACGGCGCGTTTGGCCGCTTCAATGAGGTGGTCTACGTCACCAGCTTTATGCCGAGGCACACGAGGGGGGAGGTTCGAAGACGTGGAAGAAAAGCCATTTAGCCACGCCTGGATGGCCTCAGGTTCGAAGCGGACGAGGCCATGAATCCGACGGCAAGGAATCTTGTTTTGTGAGACCCATAGATAGAGCGTGGATTGTTTGATATTGAGCCACGCGGAGAGTTCTTTGACGGTGAGCATGATGCAGATACACCGGGGAGTCTTGCGACACCCCCAGTCTCCCTAACATGGGCTGCCCGCGTGACCGCCGGCAGACCGGTGAAACCGAGTGGGTTGCTTGAGTAAATTGCGGTGTCGGTCTTTCCACCGAGCAATGCCCCTGACAATTTCGTTCAGTAGCCATTCTTCCCCTCCAGGGGTGGCACAAATGACCGCCAACATCGGCGTCAGGGTGTCACTCACCCATCGTTTTACGTTTTGCAGGGTCTGCACCTGCTTTTCCTGGGCCAATCGCCCCTTCTGAAATCCCTCCGTCAGGAGGGCGTACCACTCCAAGACAGGAGCCCGGTACCGTTCCTCATCCTCGGCATCCTTTGGGACCTGCCGGAAATCCACATAGGACCGGAGTAAGCCGATTACCAACTCCTTCCAGTCGGCTTCGTCTAACGTTGCCAATGCTCGGGCACACTGTTCGGCCCGATCTTTCTTCAATTCCAATTCCCATCGCGTCCCGTAATCCTGATAGTTCTCCTGGCCCTTGCTCTGAAGTTCGAGCCGCTTGTCATAAATCCGCAATAGGGCCTGACTCTGCGGACTCCCAAAGTACATCGTCTCGCCAGTCGTCGCCCCGGTGCCGTGCGTCAGCTTCGAGACGATATGCCGGACCTGAGCCGCCCTTGTGACACATTGGCCTGCCGAAACCGCATCGCGAATTGTTGCCACTGGCACAGTTCCCGCTCGGTCATCGAGCGCACAGTCGATGCGCGTGACATGCCCTTGCTGCTTTTGCACCCACTTGAGCAGGGTTCGGATCTGATCCAGCGTCAGGGCGGACGCCAGGCCGCCCGACAGATCCACATGGATTTCATTCGGACGCCGAGGGGCATTGGTGCCCAGTTTGCCGACCCCGCGCAGGCCGTCTGCCCTCATCCAAGACAGGGGATACCCTCGGAAGCCGCCTTTCGCCTTACTCCAGTCCCCACCCAATACCCGCATGGTCTCTTCAGGGTTGCTCGCCAGGACGGTAAAGGCCAGCCAATCACTGGTGAGGGTGAAGCTAGAATCCATAGACTCTATCGAACTCCTGTACGGAGCGCTGTGGGTAGCGCCCCCGTGTTACCAAGACGGGGGCCATTCCGGTCCGCCCCGCAGCCTATCGGCATGCGGCGCGGACCGGCTTTGTCTCCCGGCGAAGGACGACGATGTTGCTGTGTGACGCGCTCCAACTCGTACACGTATCCCCTTCTTGTGAGCCCTGCTCCCGTTCGTCTCACCCTATGCGAATTCTCAGAGCGAAGCCAAGAACCCGGAAGGGGTCACTAGCGGTCATGAGGGGACAGGAGAGGACAGATTTTGGGACAGAATAGACACGAAGGGAAGTAGGCATAAGGAGGCGTATGTGCGCTTTAGTGCGCTCAGAGCGGCAATTGTGCGCTTCGCGCTGAGAGAGGACATCGGGCAAGCAGAAATCGACTCGTTTTTGGCTGGTGCGCGAAAAAAAGTTTGGGGAGGAATTAGGAGCCTTGTGGGGTACGATCAGGGACAGGTTCCCCATGCTTTTATCGTTGGGCTGTGTGCCGTTTACTCCAAAGGGAAATGATACTTAGGACGAGCACAAGCTTAAATAGATTCAGCAATATACTTATGACGGTTGGAGCCCTCTTATTCGTCGGAGGATTGTGAGTTGCCTTTCACCAACCTTCGACTCGGTTCACGCTAAGTTGGACATTGATGGTAGGGGGGGGATGCATTGCAGTTGTGGGAATAGGTTTCCACATTTACAGAGTGGTTCAGGCCCTTAGAAAAAGGTGAATTTGCTACGATGCCGCCATTCAGGGCACGAACATCCCATACCAGCTCACAACGAAAATCACGCCCATCAACAACGCGAACTAGGCCGCGATCTTCACAAATGACATCCCGACGAAGCCAGCATGCTGAACGACAAATCGCCGCACTCTAGCAGATGTGCTATTAGAGACTGTCGATCAAAAGCGTTATCGCTGAGTGCTTTCTTGCTGTGTATGGGTACCGTCCTTGGCACAATTCTCTCCACTCCAATCTCTCACGCTGCAAGCTTTGATTGTAAGCAAGCGGCAAACCGTGCGGAACGACACATTTGTGCTAATGAGGAACTGTCTCGAATAGATGAAGTGCTTGCCGATGAATATAAATCTGCAGTCACCTCTGTGAGCGCTGAAAATCGATTGAGGCTAAAAGAGTTTCAGAAGGAATGGCTTCGTGCAAGAAATGCATGCGAAAATCGCACGTGTATTCTGGATCAATACGAAAAGCAAATTCTTTCGTTGCGATATTTCGACTGCGCTTCACACGATTCGACTCTAGGCCAAAGATGTCCATCAGAACTCCCGCAAGGGCTGCCACGCACCGCAAGTGGCAAAATATTACTTCTGACGCGAAAGGACTGTCGAGAAACGCAGAGCCCGAATGCCACCGAGATAATCGCAGACTGTATTGAGGCCAGAATTTACGACCCTTGCGACGATGCCGGAGGAACATGGGGGCGCGCACAATGTGCATATGCTCATATGGAAGTAGCTGAGAGGCGACGGCGCGTCGCAGAAAAGCACCTTCTAGAGTTATGGGGACGTTCTATGGACGCACGAGATTTGAGAACTGCTCTCTCGAAATCCACCGATCAGTGGATTAGGGCTAGAGACAAGTTGTGCAATGCCAGAAATCTAAACTATAGCAAGTATGAATTTGAGCAAGAGGGAGTAGACATAAGTGCTGTAGTTCCGCCACCAGATGACGCTGAGATATGGGGGTTTTGCCTTCGGCGGTTGGCCGAGGAGAGGGCCGATGACATGGAATATTTCATCAAGGAAAAGAAGATCCAAGGCAACCAGCGCGACCGTAACTCCTTCACAAAATACCTTGCCCAGAGCGGATTCAAGCGCCCCAATGACGACAAAGCCACTCCTGAGAAAAGACCGTCTGATTTTCCACCTACTGACTCCTGCACCGTCACGCGATGTTGACTTCGTAAAACATGCATAACGGCTTGAATGGTGAATGAAAATCTAGCTGGGATGCTGTCGCTCTGAACACCAAGGTTGTAACATTCTCGTTATGATGGGGTACGACTATACGCATCGTCTCCCTGTGGCGAATGTTCACCAGAAATGATCACTCATTGGCTTTTAATGCTTTGTAAGAGAACCAATGCAACGGTAGAGCAGTAAGAAATCTAAGTTTTAACCTTCAGAAATGTATGACATTCATGCCTATCCCTTTCGCACTATTCTTTTTTTCTATGGGAGTCATGCTTGTTTATGGCACCTACAGGAGATGGCCTGCTTTAGTAAATCCTCCTGATAAATGGGCACCATTTTACTCTCAGGCTTTGCTGAAAAAGTGGTTTGGTCGCACTTTTCTGATCGCCTATAACTACATCCTCGGTCTACTGTTTATTGCAGTCACCTGCATTGGACTCTGGAACTGATTCACGAAATAACTCCATCTATCCCGACAGTCTAGCAAGGTCACAGGTCAGATCGCCGACGTCGAATAAAGAGGTCGGGAGTCTTTTTATAGCGCGAGGCGTCGTCCACTCGAGCACCGGACAGTTACGCTCGCCTCTTCGCACTATGGCGCAAGGCACGGATCGACTAGCGGTGCGCGAGCAGGCGGGCAAACTCTGCGGCTGAAATGACCGGCACACCGCTGTAGTGTGAGGCCTCGAAATCCTTATCCCCGGTGACGAAGTATTGAGGTGGGGGGATGGTCGCCATGAGATCGAGGAATGGTCGATCATGCGCATCACGCAGAGGGGTGTTCGTGGGATGGGGATCGACGATCTGCACTTCGGCTTGGATTGTGGTCAGAAAGCTCGTGATATTCACCCCAGCTTGGGTGAACGCGCGTTGGAGTTTGGGGCGACGCAGAACGGCTTCCAGTTCCGCGAAGGTATCGGAGCTCATGACGGGGATGAGGCGGCGCTGTAATACAGCCTGAATGATCCGGGCAGGGGGCCCTGCGGCGGACAACAGGCCGGACACGAAAATATTGGTATCAAGAACGACGCGCACGCTCGCGCTCGCGCCGAACCGCTGCAACCTCAGCGGCAATCTGTTCGGGGGTGACGCCCAGTTCACGGGTGGCGCGGCGGAGCTTGCTGACCATACGGACCAGCTTCTTGCGACTCGCCGCTCTGGCCGGGGACTCCAAGATCAGGATGTCGGAGTCGCGGTGCGCCACGACGGCTTTTCCCCACCCCTTCATCCACGAGGAGGGAATCACGACGCCTTCTTTGGTGTACTTCACGGCTTTCATCGGCAGCACATCCAGTGTATCCGCAGGCAGTATACCATGGTGGTACGGCTCTGTAGTCAGCGGTGGGCGATTTTGCGAGCCGCTCGACCGTCGTTCATTGCTAGACTGTTCGGACTACCCGATTTTTCGACCATCCCCGCTGATTAATGATCCTGTCTTCCGAGGCCAGTTCACTGTGGTCATTTTTGTGTCAGAAATTATCCAAAACCTTACAATCTCCTGTACACAGTAGACTCGATAGAAAGCTCTTAACCGCATGACATGTAACGGTTTTGTGAGGAAACCATTGCAACAGCGAGCAATTCAAAAATCTAGCTTTTCACCTTCACACGGAAGAGGCCACTGGTTCGATACCAGTATCGCCCACCATTCATATCCCGACCGACCCAACACCACTACGATCCTGCAACAGCTCAATTTATCTCGACATCCTACGGCAGCCAGCTGCCCGCGCCCTCAACTGGACAGAATCAGGCGCCTGCGCTAGACTTTTCTCACAAGGAACAGACTTCGTTTTTACGAATGTTCCGACAGAAGAAAGAGAGGCATGGTATGCGCGGGACTGTAGCAACGATCATATTGGGACTGGTTCTGACCACGGGCTGCTCGACCACCAATCAGGTGGCGACACAAGACCAGAACTATAATGCGCCGCTCAGTATTTATAGTGCGATGGACAGCACCTCACTGGTCTATTCCGATCCCATGGCCGCCTCGCAAGCCAACGACCACCCGTATCGATGGGCTGCGTTCATCCTTCATCCAGTCGGCCACCTCGTTGACTACACCGTAAACCGCCCCCTCTACGCCATTGCTAAACACGCACCCTATCTCTTCGGTTATACGTCCGAAGATTCCATGATCGACTCCCAGCGACGGTAACCCTGCTGGAAACCTTGCCGGCCGGGACCTCTCCCGGCGGTGAGGTGAGCATTCCTCGCCCGCCTCTTGCCAGTCGCATCTCGCTTGCCGTTCAGGTATGCTCGCCACTTCGATCGTGCGCCACGTTGAACCGAGGCATCGAATCCGGCCATGTATCGCCGCCTCTCACTGCTGCCGTTCTTGTTCACAGTCTGCGCCCTGTGGGCAGGATGCGAAACTCCGCCACCGGCCCGGCCCCCGCTTCCTCCCTCGGAGAGTGACCTTGACCTCCTGGGCCCCACAAAACTCTGCGATTCCCGCCAGACATTCCTAGCGGCACATCCTGGAGTCATCCCCCACACCCACGCCTGGGGCAGCGGGCAGGAACTCCAGATCCCGTCTGAGCAAAGCCGCTCCAAGAGCGACGAGTCATATTTTTTCGACGAAGACGGAACGTTGGTCGGGATGCTGTTCGTGTTTCGTTCCGGACTCGATCTCGCCCCCTACAAAACACTCCGCTATACCCTCTCCCGGCTGAAACCCAGCCTGGAGTTCTATTTGACCGTGGCCCAATTGGCCGATCGTCAGAACATGGAAGGCAGCACCATCTATGACACCGGCGACGAAAAGACGACCACGCGATACCTCGTGCTGGGCGATCGCGGTAACCAACGCCTGCTCGAAGCCTCCTTTACGGTCGATCCCTACGTGAAGCTTTTTTCTCCCTATCGCAAGGAGTTCCTTGACCGCCTCCGCGATACCGCTCAACACACCGGCGGCCAGCACCTCGACACCCAGGGGTCTGAGGACAAGGAACCCTTCGCATCGCTGCAACAGTTCGCCCGCGGCCAAACCGCGCAACTGGCCTATTGCGGCACGAAAAACCAGGTCATCGCCCTCGACGCCTACCAGAAAGCCAGCGCCTCAGGCTTCACCGGCACAGTCTGGCAAGCGGAGCTTCACCACCGATTGGGCGTCTCCTGGGAAGCGGCAGGCAACCTGGAGAAGGCGAAAAGCGAACTCCTCGCATCCTTAGCCCTACGCCCCAATTCCCCGGAAGTCGTCAACAACCTTGGTGCCGTGTACTGGAAACTGGGCGAGAAGAAAAATGCCCTGGCCTCCTTCGAAAAAGCCATATTGATGCGCCCTAACTACGCCATTGCCCGCTTCAACGTGGCCGAGGCCATCGCAGATGACAACCCGAGGCGAGCTATTACGGAATACGAAACGTACCTGGCCCTCGTCGAAGGCATCCTCGAAGAAACGGACCGTGCCGCGCTCGCACAAAAACGCGTGCAAGCACTCAAGCATCAGTAGCGTCTATTTGGGTTGCTGCGTGGCCACTCGCCCGGCGTAGAGCCGAACGTGAGAAACGTGGGGGCAGATCAGCGGGGAGACTTTTCGGCTTCTTCCTGACTGGTCTTACACTCAATGCATAACGTGGTCACAGGGCGGGCTTTCAGACGTTTGTAGGGGATATCGCCCTCACAGCCTTCGCAAATGCCGTAGGTCTGCGTGGCAAATCGCCCCAGCGCCTCATCGATTTTCTTGAGCAGTTTTCGCTCTCGTTCCCGGATACGAAACGAGAAATGCTGGTCGGCTTCAGCGGAAGCCTGATCACTCACATCGGGAAATACTTCCAAACCGGTCGGATTCGTTAGCACCACGCCGGCTTCAGCCAAAATCGCCGCACGCTGCCCTTCAAGGTCTGCCAGGATATCGGGATACTTGACCCCGTTTGCCTTGTTGACCTTGGGTGGCTTTCGCCGAGCGACGGTGGTTTTTTTCGCGGGAGTCTTCATCGAATACTCGGAATAGAGATGCCGGTATTGTCTTCAGACCGTATACAGAAATTCGACTATAGCAGCCGGAAATCAAGGGGGTCAATCGGTTCTTCGAGGCTTCGCCGGGGCATCACCATGCCCGATCCGGAGGATTCCGATCAGAGATCCCTCCGGCCCTCGATCGACTTCACGAGGGTCACTTCGTCCGCATACTCGATATCCATTCCGACGGGAATGCCATAGGCGATGCGGGTCACTCGAACATGATGCGGCTTCAAGAGCCGGGTCAAGTAGATGGCGGTCGCTTCCCCCTCGATCGTCGGATTCGTCGCCACGATGACCTCTTCCACTCCACCCGCCTTCACTCGATCCAGCAGCTCCTCGGCACGAATGTCCGATGGTCCGACACCGTCCAACGGAGACAACACCCCGAGCAGGACATGATACAGGCCTCGATAGCCGCCGGCCCGTTCTATTGCGTACAACGTACTGGGCTCTTCAATGACGAGAATCTTGCTGCGATCCCGCTTGGGATCCCGGCAGAACTCACAGAGTTCGCCCTCGGCAATATTCCGGCATTGTCGGCAGAAGGACAGTCCGTCCTTCACCGCCTGAATCGCTTCGGCAAGGCGCATCGCATCTTCCCGCTCTGCCTTGAGCAGATGAAAGGCCAGCCGCTGCGCGCTTTTCTGGCCGATGCCGGGCAGACGCACCAACTCCCGCACTAACTTCGCCAACAGGCCCTGCTGATCAACACTCATAACGCATCATCACATCCGGGAAGCGCGCCACCGCCATCAAAACAACCCGGGGATCTTCATCCCGCCCGTCACGGCCTTCATTTCTTCCGCCATCATTTCACGGGATTTTTTCAGCGCATCGTTGCCGGCCGCTACGACCAGATCCTGCAGCATCTCGACATCGCCGGCCTTCACGACTTCCGGATCGATCTTCACGCTCAGCAGATCCATGGCCCCGTTGACCGTCACCGTCACAATCCCGCCGCCCGCAGTCCCGGAAACGGTCTTGGTGGCGGCCTGCTCCTGCACCTTGGCCATCTGTTCCTGCATGGCCTGGGCTTGCTTCAAGATGTTGGACATATTCCCGAATGAACTCTTCATTCCTGTACCTCCTGCGCCGGAGCCGTCGTGCGAACTTCCGCCAGCTCTCCGCCGAACATCTCCAGGGCTTGTTTAACAAGGGGATGCGCCTTCGCCTGTTGCGTCAAGATCAGGCGCTGTTCCTGCTCCTTCGCAACCCGGATCTGTTTCATCGTAGGGGCGGCCCCTGGATCCTGTTCCGCCACCTCGACGATTCGAATTCGTACGGCACACCCGTAAAGACGTTCTCCCAACGCCGCCAAGGCTTGTAGGTTGTCTTCCTTCTCCAACATCGACCGCGCGGTCGTGGCCTGCTTGGCAAACCCCAACGTGATCAACCCGCCCTCAATCTTGACCAGACGACCCATTTCAAGGAACGGCGCGATATTGGGATGATTCGTGGAAACCGCTTCTTGAAACTGCTCCCAATTCACTTCGGCCGCCACAGCCGACGCCTCGACAGAAGAAACAGCCTTGGGTTCCTGCTGAACCGGCGCAGCGGAAGCCGGAGAAACCACAGGAGCCGATAGGGGAGCCGCCGGCGGGCGAACAGACGGAACCGCTGCTTCACGCAGCGGTGCGGCAGAGGGCGCCTTGGGGGCGCTCCCACCAGCAGCAGACGACTTTGCAACAGTGTCCTGGCTACCTTTCGCACCGGCGGCTTTGGCGACGGGCGCAGGAGACGGTACCGCCTTATCCTGAGATTGCGCAGGCGTCTGTGTCATGACCCGGCGATCGGCTGCCGGTTTCTCAGGCTGAACAGGAAGGCGGCTGGATGGCTGCTGACCCTCAGCGGTTCGTAATAACCGGGTGGCACGAACCGCCGCCGTTTCGAGCACAAACCGCGGATGGGCACTGACGCGCAAACTGTCTTCCGCAGCGGCATACATCCGAAACAATTCCTGCAATTGCTCGACGGTGAACCGCTCGGCGTCACGAGCCAGCTGCGCCAAATCTTCTTCGGTCGCTTCGATGAGGCTCCGCAATTCAGGCCCTGACGGCACGACCGCCGCCACCAGCATATTCCGCACATATTCCACCAGATCGGCGCAGTAGGCGCGCACGTCATGTCCTTGATCCAACAACGCCGCGATGACCTGCAACGCCTTGGCGCTGTCCTGCTGGATTACTGCTTCGACCATGGCCCGTATACGTTCCTGCGGAACCGCACCGAGCAACGCTTCGAGATCTTCGTGGCGAATGGTGTTGCCGCCGAACGCAATAATCTGATCCAGCAAACTGAGCCCGTCACGCATGCTGCCTTCGCTGGCCCGCGCCAAAGCCATCAGGCTGCGGTCTTCGATGGTCAACCCGTCCTGATCGGCGACATGCCGCAACCGCTGCACGATCTCGGCTTTGGCGATCCGGCGAAAATTGTAGTGCTGACAGCGGGACAGGATCGTCGCGGGAATCTTATGTATTTCTGTCGTTGCGAAGATGAACACCACATGCGCGGGGGGCTCCTCAAGCGTTTTCAGCAGAGCATTGAACGCTGAATTGGAGAGCATGTGCACTTCGTCGATAATGTACACACGATACTGTCCCCGGAACGGCGTAAACTTGACGTTCTCGCGAATCTCGCGAACGTCGTCCACGCTGGTGTTCGAGGCCCCGTCGATCTCGACCACGTCCACCGACGTGCCCTGCGTAATCTCCTGGCAATTCGCACAAGTATTACACGGCGTTCCCGTCGGCCCCTGTTCGCAATTGAGCGCTTTGGCCAAAATCCGGGCGACCGTCGTTTTCCCCACGCCGCGGGTTCCGGAGAAGAGGAACGCATGGGCAATCCGCTTTGTCGCGATCGAGTTCATCAACGTCTGCACGACGTGGGACTGCCCGATGACATCGTCAAACGTCCCGGGCCGGTATTTTCTCGCGGAAACTTGGTAGTCCATGTTGCGTCGATCGTGTCGGGGCGGTGGTGCTCGTCCGTGCTGGCGGCGCCTGACGCGTCGCGCGAGATGTCATCGAAGAAGTGGGGCCAGGTGATCCTGCGGCACACAGAACGAACCGCTTACCGTTGCTTCCTTCCGGACCTGGCGGGGTTCACAGGGTTCTGTT
It contains:
- a CDS encoding helix-turn-helix domain-containing protein, producing the protein MLTVKELSAWLNIKQSTLYLWVSQNKIPCRRIHGLVRFEPEAIQAWLNGFSSTSSNLPPRVPRHKAGDVDHLIEAAKRAVYTPRHGETRPTASPLGKESNDGAR
- a CDS encoding replication initiation factor domain-containing protein, whose protein sequence is MDSSFTLTSDWLAFTVLASNPEETMRVLGGDWSKAKGGFRGYPLSWMRADGLRGVGKLGTNAPRRPNEIHVDLSGGLASALTLDQIRTLLKWVQKQQGHVTRIDCALDDRAGTVPVATIRDAVSAGQCVTRAAQVRHIVSKLTHGTGATTGETMYFGSPQSQALLRIYDKRLELQSKGQENYQDYGTRWELELKKDRAEQCARALATLDEADWKELVIGLLRSYVDFRQVPKDAEDEERYRAPVLEWYALLTEGFQKGRLAQEKQVQTLQNVKRWVSDTLTPMLAVICATPGGEEWLLNEIVRGIARWKDRHRNLLKQPTRFHRSAGGHAGSPC
- a CDS encoding putative toxin-antitoxin system toxin component, PIN family, with the translated sequence MRVVLDTNIFVSGLLSAAGPPARIIQAVLQRRLIPVMSSDTFAELEAVLRRPKLQRAFTQAGVNITSFLTTIQAEVQIVDPHPTNTPLRDAHDRPFLDLMATIPPPQYFVTGDKDFEASHYSGVPVISAAEFARLLAHR
- a CDS encoding TraR/DksA C4-type zinc finger protein, with translation MKTPAKKTTVARRKPPKVNKANGVKYPDILADLEGQRAAILAEAGVVLTNPTGLEVFPDVSDQASAEADQHFSFRIRERERKLLKKIDEALGRFATQTYGICEGCEGDIPYKRLKARPVTTLCIECKTSQEEAEKSPR
- the recR gene encoding recombination protein RecR, which gives rise to MSVDQQGLLAKLVRELVRLPGIGQKSAQRLAFHLLKAEREDAMRLAEAIQAVKDGLSFCRQCRNIAEGELCEFCRDPKRDRSKILVIEEPSTLYAIERAGGYRGLYHVLLGVLSPLDGVGPSDIRAEELLDRVKAGGVEEVIVATNPTIEGEATAIYLTRLLKPHHVRVTRIAYGIPVGMDIEYADEVTLVKSIEGRRDL
- a CDS encoding YbaB/EbfC family nucleoid-associated protein, producing the protein MKSSFGNMSNILKQAQAMQEQMAKVQEQAATKTVSGTAGGGIVTVTVNGAMDLLSVKIDPEVVKAGDVEMLQDLVVAAGNDALKKSREMMAEEMKAVTGGMKIPGLF
- the dnaX gene encoding DNA polymerase III subunit gamma/tau, which gives rise to MDYQVSARKYRPGTFDDVIGQSHVVQTLMNSIATKRIAHAFLFSGTRGVGKTTVARILAKALNCEQGPTGTPCNTCANCQEITQGTSVDVVEIDGASNTSVDDVREIRENVKFTPFRGQYRVYIIDEVHMLSNSAFNALLKTLEEPPAHVVFIFATTEIHKIPATILSRCQHYNFRRIAKAEIVQRLRHVADQDGLTIEDRSLMALARASEGSMRDGLSLLDQIIAFGGNTIRHEDLEALLGAVPQERIRAMVEAVIQQDSAKALQVIAALLDQGHDVRAYCADLVEYVRNMLVAAVVPSGPELRSLIEATEEDLAQLARDAERFTVEQLQELFRMYAAAEDSLRVSAHPRFVLETAAVRATRLLRTAEGQQPSSRLPVQPEKPAADRRVMTQTPAQSQDKAVPSPAPVAKAAGAKGSQDTVAKSSAAGGSAPKAPSAAPLREAAVPSVRPPAAPLSAPVVSPASAAPVQQEPKAVSSVEASAVAAEVNWEQFQEAVSTNHPNIAPFLEMGRLVKIEGGLITLGFAKQATTARSMLEKEDNLQALAALGERLYGCAVRIRIVEVAEQDPGAAPTMKQIRVAKEQEQRLILTQQAKAHPLVKQALEMFGGELAEVRTTAPAQEVQE